A genomic region of Antennarius striatus isolate MH-2024 chromosome 2, ASM4005453v1, whole genome shotgun sequence contains the following coding sequences:
- the LOC137603378 gene encoding uncharacterized protein has product MSVKSQSSPAVGGVRMSSVTTRPSQTTNPRKPLVQVRIHLPDKLHSLSALVDSGAEANIMDSQLARQWNLKCQSLPTPARALDGHPLGIVTHVTAPVQMSIPGNHQEAIQFHLLRSPSQAIILGYPWLRRHNPRIDWVTGSILEWSKNSSGSQGCWSLSQWTLRKRQGTPLVRCQCTAEPHERHTSTHTVTPRDNLRPAIVLGGERKPENPRRHRENIQTLHRAGIERGSVAHHCSSWPAQFYRSKSSSGTEVAAPICDMEFWLWYNTFKYFSSCEKLGAAHITHQLHYVRSLNGNVGAIHAASDSGKS; this is encoded by the coding sequence ATGTCCgttaaaagccagagctcaccgGCAGTAGGAGGGGTCCGGATGAGCTCAGTTACTACTCGACCCTCCCAGACAACGAACCCCCGCAAGCCCCTCGTCCAGGTCCGCATTCATCTCCCTGATAAGCTCCACAGCCTCTCCGCCCTGGTGGACTCCGGGGCTGAGGCGAACATTATGGACTCCCAGCTGGCCCGCCAGTGGAACCTGAAATGCCAGTCTCTACCCACTCCTGCCCGGGCGCTGGACGGTCACCCCTTGGGTATCGTCACCCATGTCACCGCACCGGTCCAGATGTCCATTCCTGGAAATCATCAGGAGGCCATTCAGTTTCATCTGCTCCGGTCGCCCAGCCAGGCTATTATTCTCGGGTATCCCTGGCTCCGCCGGCACAATCCTCGTATAGACTGGGTAACGGGTTCCATTCTGGAGTGGAGTAAAAACTCGTCCGGGTcgcagggttgctggagcctatcccagtggactttgagaaagaggcagggtacacccttggtgcgatgccagtgcactgccgagccacatgaaagacacacaagCACCCACACAGTCACACCTCGGGACAATTTGAGACCAGCCATTGTTCTTggtggtgagaggaagccggagaacccacgcagacacagagagaacatacaaactctgcacagagcgggaatcgaacgAGGCTCAGTTGCTCATCATTGCTCATCCTGGCCAGCTCAGTTTTACAGGTCAAAGTCCAGCTCTGGCACAGAGGTAGCAGCTCCCATTTGCGACATGGAATTTTGGCTCTGGTAcaacacattcaaatattttagcTCATGTGAAAAACTTGGGGCGgcacacatcacacatcagCTTCATTACGTCAGGAGCCTTAATGGGAATGTGGGTGCCATCCATGCTGCCAGTGACagtgggaaatcctaa
- the eno1a gene encoding enolase 1a, (alpha) isoform X2 has protein sequence MASLRCSAPSGLQPLIIERENVTSAFSLPFRTRETASSLHAVRPERSRTMSILKIHAREIFDSRGNPTVEVDLYTKKGLFRAAVPSGASTGIYEALELRDNDKTRYMGKGVKRAVKHVNEFLAPALCNQDVKVVDQAKIDKLMLDMDGTDNKSKFGANAILGVSLAVCKAGAAEKGVPLYRHIADLAGNPNVILPVPAFNVINGGSHAGNKLAMQEFMILPVGASSFKEAMRIGAEVYHTLKNVIKEKYGKDATNVGDEGGFAPNILENKEALELLKNAIAKAGYTDKIVIGMDVAASEFYKAGKYDLDFKSPDDPKRYITPNQLADLYRGFVKDYPVVSIEDPFDQDDWQAWTDFTASTSIQVVGDDLTVTNPKRISKGVAEKACNCLLLKVNQIGSVTESLQAWKMAQSNGWGVMVSHRSGETEDTFIADLVVGLCTGQIKTGAPCRSERLAKYNQLLRIEEELGDKARFAGQNFRHPI, from the exons ATGGCGTCGCTCCGTTGCAGCGCTCCTTCCGGACTCCAACCGCTTATCATCGAGCGAGAAAACGTCACGAGCGCCTTTTCTCTGCCTTTCCGCACGAGAGAGACCGCATCTTCCTTGCACGCAGTTAGGCCGGAAAG ATCCAGAACCATGTCCATCCTGAAAATCCATGCTCGTGAGATCTTTGACTCCCGTGGCAACCCCACAGTGGAGGTGGACTTGTATACCAAGAAAG GTCTTTTTAGAGCTGCAGTGCCTAGCGGTGCTTCCACTGGGATTTATGAGGCTCTGGAGCTCCGTGATAATGACAAAACACGCTACATGGGGAAAG GAGTCAAAAGAGCAGTTAAACATGTAAATGAATTCTTGGCCCCTGCATTGTGTAACCAG GATGTGAAAGTTGTGGATCAGGCCAAGATTGACAAGCTGATGCTGGATATGGATGGCACAGACAACAAGT CCAAGTTTGGTGCCAACGCCATCCTGGGCGTCTCCCTGGCTGTGTGCAAGGCTGGTGCAGCAGAGAAGGGCGTTCCCCTCTACCGCCATATTGCTGATTTGGCTGGCAACCCTAACGTTATCCTCCCTGTTCCT GCTTTCAACGTTATCAACGGGGGCTCCCACGCTGGCAACAAGCTGGCCATGCAGGAGTTCATGATCCTGCCTGTAGGAGCCAGCAGCTTCAAGGAGGCCATGCGTATTGGTGCTGAAGTCTACCACACCTTGAAGAATGTCATCAAGGAGAAATATGGCAAGGATGCCACTAATGTCGGAGATGAAGGAGGCTTTGCCCCCAACATCCTGGAGAACAAGGAAG CTCTTGAGCTGCTGAAGAACGCTATTGCCAAGGCAGGCTACACCGACAAGATTGTTATTGGCATGGATGTTGCTGCCTCCGAGTTCTACAAGGCTGGCAAGTACGACTTGGACTTCAAGTCTCCTGACGACCCCAAACGCTACATCACTCCTAACCAGCTGGCTGACCTCTACAGGGGCTTTGTGAAAGATTACCCTG TGGTGTCCATTGAGGACCCCTTCGACCAGGATGACTGGCAGGCATGGACCGATTTCACAGCCAGCACAAGCATCCAGGTGGTGGGCGACGACCTCACAGTCACCAACCCGAAACGCATCTCCAAGGGTGTGGCTGAAAAGGCCTGCAACTGCCTCCTGCTTAAAGTCAATCAGATTGGCTCTGTCACAGAGTCTCTGCAGGC ctgGAAGATGGCCCAAAGCAATGGCTGGGGTGTGATGGTCAGCCATCGCTCTGGAGAGACAGAGGACACCTTCATTGCTGACCTCGTGGTCGGTCTCTGCACTGGACAG ATCAAGACAGGTGCACCTTGTCGATCTGAGCGCTTGGCCAAGTACAACCAGCTGCTCAG GATTGAGGAGGAACTTGGAGACAAGGCCCGCTTTGCTGGCCAGAACTTCAGGCACCCCATCTGA
- the eno1a gene encoding enolase 1a, (alpha) isoform X1: protein MASLRCSAPSGLQPLIIERENVTSAFSLPFRTRETASSLHAVRPERSRTMSILKIHAREIFDSRGNPTVEVDLYTKKGLFRAAVPSGASTGIYEALELRDNDKTRYMGKGVSKAVEHINKIIAPALVDKDVKVVDQAKIDKLMLDMDGTDNKSKFGANAILGVSLAVCKAGAAEKGVPLYRHIADLAGNPNVILPVPAFNVINGGSHAGNKLAMQEFMILPVGASSFKEAMRIGAEVYHTLKNVIKEKYGKDATNVGDEGGFAPNILENKEALELLKNAIAKAGYTDKIVIGMDVAASEFYKAGKYDLDFKSPDDPKRYITPNQLADLYRGFVKDYPVVSIEDPFDQDDWQAWTDFTASTSIQVVGDDLTVTNPKRISKGVAEKACNCLLLKVNQIGSVTESLQAWKMAQSNGWGVMVSHRSGETEDTFIADLVVGLCTGQIKTGAPCRSERLAKYNQLLRIEEELGDKARFAGQNFRHPI, encoded by the exons ATGGCGTCGCTCCGTTGCAGCGCTCCTTCCGGACTCCAACCGCTTATCATCGAGCGAGAAAACGTCACGAGCGCCTTTTCTCTGCCTTTCCGCACGAGAGAGACCGCATCTTCCTTGCACGCAGTTAGGCCGGAAAG ATCCAGAACCATGTCCATCCTGAAAATCCATGCTCGTGAGATCTTTGACTCCCGTGGCAACCCCACAGTGGAGGTGGACTTGTATACCAAGAAAG GTCTTTTTAGAGCTGCAGTGCCTAGCGGTGCTTCCACTGGGATTTATGAGGCTCTGGAGCTCCGTGATAATGACAAAACACGCTACATGGGGAAAG GTGTCTCTAAAGCAGTTGAgcatatcaataaaataattgcaCCTGCACTGGTTGACAAG GATGTGAAAGTTGTGGATCAGGCCAAGATTGACAAGCTGATGCTGGATATGGATGGCACAGACAACAAGT CCAAGTTTGGTGCCAACGCCATCCTGGGCGTCTCCCTGGCTGTGTGCAAGGCTGGTGCAGCAGAGAAGGGCGTTCCCCTCTACCGCCATATTGCTGATTTGGCTGGCAACCCTAACGTTATCCTCCCTGTTCCT GCTTTCAACGTTATCAACGGGGGCTCCCACGCTGGCAACAAGCTGGCCATGCAGGAGTTCATGATCCTGCCTGTAGGAGCCAGCAGCTTCAAGGAGGCCATGCGTATTGGTGCTGAAGTCTACCACACCTTGAAGAATGTCATCAAGGAGAAATATGGCAAGGATGCCACTAATGTCGGAGATGAAGGAGGCTTTGCCCCCAACATCCTGGAGAACAAGGAAG CTCTTGAGCTGCTGAAGAACGCTATTGCCAAGGCAGGCTACACCGACAAGATTGTTATTGGCATGGATGTTGCTGCCTCCGAGTTCTACAAGGCTGGCAAGTACGACTTGGACTTCAAGTCTCCTGACGACCCCAAACGCTACATCACTCCTAACCAGCTGGCTGACCTCTACAGGGGCTTTGTGAAAGATTACCCTG TGGTGTCCATTGAGGACCCCTTCGACCAGGATGACTGGCAGGCATGGACCGATTTCACAGCCAGCACAAGCATCCAGGTGGTGGGCGACGACCTCACAGTCACCAACCCGAAACGCATCTCCAAGGGTGTGGCTGAAAAGGCCTGCAACTGCCTCCTGCTTAAAGTCAATCAGATTGGCTCTGTCACAGAGTCTCTGCAGGC ctgGAAGATGGCCCAAAGCAATGGCTGGGGTGTGATGGTCAGCCATCGCTCTGGAGAGACAGAGGACACCTTCATTGCTGACCTCGTGGTCGGTCTCTGCACTGGACAG ATCAAGACAGGTGCACCTTGTCGATCTGAGCGCTTGGCCAAGTACAACCAGCTGCTCAG GATTGAGGAGGAACTTGGAGACAAGGCCCGCTTTGCTGGCCAGAACTTCAGGCACCCCATCTGA